The following proteins are co-located in the Mobula hypostoma chromosome 4, sMobHyp1.1, whole genome shotgun sequence genome:
- the LOC134345213 gene encoding actin, clone 302-like isoform X2 produces the protein MCDWQISAIVIDNGSGLIKSGVSGEKDPRSIFFNMIGKPRQKSLIIGAGQKDFYIGEEAQVKRGVLSIKYPVEHGIVTSWDDMDKIWRYMYDNDLKIKPNERPALVTEAPLNPLGNRERMCQILFEGFEVPAMYVAIQAVLALYASGRTTGCVMDSGDGVTHTVPIYEGYCLPHAVLRLELGGRDLTEYLVRILTEGGISFVSSAEKEIVRDIKERLCYVALDLQAEMCRKPCEVEKDYKLPDGQVIKIQNQRFRCPETLFIPANIGIEAPGIDKLCFNTIMKCDIDLRRDLYANVILAGGSSLFPGIDERMLKELTKMVPTGTPVKVCAPAERKNSVWIGGSILSSLSAFQQMWITSCEYKEVGANIVHRKCF, from the coding sequence CCGCCATAGTCATCGACAATGGGTCTGGTCTGATCAAATCTGGCGTCTCGGGAGAAAAGGATCCTCGCTCCATCTTCTTCAATATGATCGGCAAGCCGCGGCAGAAATCGCTCATCATAGGAGCCGGGCAGAAGGACTTCTACATTGGCGAAGAAGCCCAAGTCAAGAGAGGGGTGCTGTCCATCAAGTACCCCGTGGAACACGGCATAGTCACCTCCTGGGATGACATGGACaagatctggaggtacatgtatGACAACGATTTGAAAATTAAACCGAACGAGAGACCGGCTCTGGTGACCGAGGCTCCTCTGAATCCCCTGGGCAACAGGGAGAGGATGTGTCAGATCCTCTTCGAAGGTTTCGAGGTGCCGGCCATGTACGTCGCCATCCAAGCAGTTCTGGCCCTCTATGCCTCCGGTAGAACCACGggatgtgtgatggacagtggtgATGGAGTGACCCACACGGTGCCTATTTACGAGGGCTACTGCTTGCCCCACGCCGTTCTGAGGCTGGAGCTGGGAGGAAGGGACCTCACCGAGTATCTGGTGAGGATCCTCACCGAGGGTGGGATCTCGTTCGTCAGCTCAGCTGAGAAGGAGATAGTGAGGGACATCAAGGAGAGGCTGTGTTACGTGGCTCTGGATCTGCAGGCAGAAATGTGCAGGAAACCTTGCGAAGTGGAGAAAGATTACAAGCTGCCGGATGGTCAGGTCATCAAGATCCAGAACCAAAGGTTCCGCTGCCCCGAGACCCTCTTCATCCCGGCCAACATTGGCATCGAAGCTCCGGGCATCGATAAACTCTGCTTCAACACCATCATGAAGTGTGACATCGACCTGAGGAGGGACCTCTACGCCAACGTGATCCTCGCCGGAGGTTCCAGCTTGTTCCCGGGCATTGACGAAAGGATGCTGAAGGAATTGACCAAAATGGTCCCCACCGGCACCCCAGTCAAAGTGTGCGCTCCGGCCGAGAGGAAAAACTCGGTGTGGATCGGAGGCTCCATCCTTTCCTCCCTGTCGGCTTTCCAACAGATGTGGATCACAAGCTGCGAGTACAAGGAAGTTGGGGCTAACATTGTGCACAGAAAGTGTTTCTAA
- the LOC134345213 gene encoding actin, clone 302-like isoform X1 has product MEEEEEEERTAIVIDNGSGLIKSGVSGEKDPRSIFFNMIGKPRQKSLIIGAGQKDFYIGEEAQVKRGVLSIKYPVEHGIVTSWDDMDKIWRYMYDNDLKIKPNERPALVTEAPLNPLGNRERMCQILFEGFEVPAMYVAIQAVLALYASGRTTGCVMDSGDGVTHTVPIYEGYCLPHAVLRLELGGRDLTEYLVRILTEGGISFVSSAEKEIVRDIKERLCYVALDLQAEMCRKPCEVEKDYKLPDGQVIKIQNQRFRCPETLFIPANIGIEAPGIDKLCFNTIMKCDIDLRRDLYANVILAGGSSLFPGIDERMLKELTKMVPTGTPVKVCAPAERKNSVWIGGSILSSLSAFQQMWITSCEYKEVGANIVHRKCF; this is encoded by the exons atggaggaggaggaggaggaggagagga CCGCCATAGTCATCGACAATGGGTCTGGTCTGATCAAATCTGGCGTCTCGGGAGAAAAGGATCCTCGCTCCATCTTCTTCAATATGATCGGCAAGCCGCGGCAGAAATCGCTCATCATAGGAGCCGGGCAGAAGGACTTCTACATTGGCGAAGAAGCCCAAGTCAAGAGAGGGGTGCTGTCCATCAAGTACCCCGTGGAACACGGCATAGTCACCTCCTGGGATGACATGGACaagatctggaggtacatgtatGACAACGATTTGAAAATTAAACCGAACGAGAGACCGGCTCTGGTGACCGAGGCTCCTCTGAATCCCCTGGGCAACAGGGAGAGGATGTGTCAGATCCTCTTCGAAGGTTTCGAGGTGCCGGCCATGTACGTCGCCATCCAAGCAGTTCTGGCCCTCTATGCCTCCGGTAGAACCACGggatgtgtgatggacagtggtgATGGAGTGACCCACACGGTGCCTATTTACGAGGGCTACTGCTTGCCCCACGCCGTTCTGAGGCTGGAGCTGGGAGGAAGGGACCTCACCGAGTATCTGGTGAGGATCCTCACCGAGGGTGGGATCTCGTTCGTCAGCTCAGCTGAGAAGGAGATAGTGAGGGACATCAAGGAGAGGCTGTGTTACGTGGCTCTGGATCTGCAGGCAGAAATGTGCAGGAAACCTTGCGAAGTGGAGAAAGATTACAAGCTGCCGGATGGTCAGGTCATCAAGATCCAGAACCAAAGGTTCCGCTGCCCCGAGACCCTCTTCATCCCGGCCAACATTGGCATCGAAGCTCCGGGCATCGATAAACTCTGCTTCAACACCATCATGAAGTGTGACATCGACCTGAGGAGGGACCTCTACGCCAACGTGATCCTCGCCGGAGGTTCCAGCTTGTTCCCGGGCATTGACGAAAGGATGCTGAAGGAATTGACCAAAATGGTCCCCACCGGCACCCCAGTCAAAGTGTGCGCTCCGGCCGAGAGGAAAAACTCGGTGTGGATCGGAGGCTCCATCCTTTCCTCCCTGTCGGCTTTCCAACAGATGTGGATCACAAGCTGCGAGTACAAGGAAGTTGGGGCTAACATTGTGCACAGAAAGTGTTTCTAA